The DNA segment GGTCTGCCCAGCATCTGGATAGGTTATCACGACCACCGGTGGCGTGTTCGCTAGGCCGGTGGTGAGTGCACCCATCCCCAAGACAAGCGCAAATGCAAACACAATGGCGGTCCTGAGGACCTGCCCACTTCTTCCTCCAAACCCTTTCGAGTCCATTCTAACTCACCAGGATTTCAAACGTGAGGAGGATATAAGTTAAGATTTGAACGGCTTTTTCCTCGTATTAAAGGATTGCTCACCGCCCGCGGTACGCATTCTCCATCCATTCCGGTTCTCTGACGTCCTGCGCGCTGTCGTGATGTTTGGTGTATGGCTTTATGTCCAGCACTGGAGAGCCGTCAAGGGCGTCCAGCCCTTTCACCTTGAGGACATTGCCTTCTCTGCCGAGGACCTCCACGGTCTCGAGACCTATCGGGTTCGGTCTCCCGGGGGAGCGGGTGGCGAACACGCCGACTATGGGAAGCGAGGGGTCTCCCATCGGGCGGACCTTGAGGACCTT comes from the Candidatus Thermoplasmatota archaeon genome and includes:
- the tsaA gene encoding tRNA (N6-threonylcarbamoyladenosine(37)-N6)-methyltransferase TrmO, producing MSDIVIHPVGFVRNEMNEKVSGEAYRDIVSEIVVEEDLRDCLDGIEHHSHAIIVYWLNRIPEEERKVLKVRPMGDPSLPIVGVFATRSPGRPNPIGLETVEVLGREGNVLKVKGLDALDGSPVLDIKPYTKHHDSAQDVREPEWMENAYRGR